The following are encoded in a window of Candidatus Sericytochromatia bacterium genomic DNA:
- a CDS encoding SH3 domain-containing protein encodes MPPGPAWMKQWLSATLGAALLLTCLMPEDVEARRRGGGGGYNAHGGSHHSHHRRSTFKRAHRHARPHGQRRSGWRRAARWAAIGAGAAGLVALGAAGAAALTSGSTIYAIARDLNVRSRPSTQAAVLDTLDYGEAVTVRESEGPWVEVTTADGRSGYVHADYLSQQDPDESE; translated from the coding sequence ATGCCCCCTGGTCCCGCCTGGATGAAGCAGTGGCTGAGCGCCACCCTCGGCGCAGCGTTGCTCTTGACCTGCCTGATGCCAGAAGACGTTGAGGCCCGTCGCCGCGGCGGCGGCGGCGGCTACAATGCCCACGGGGGAAGCCACCACAGCCACCATCGGCGCAGCACGTTCAAGCGGGCACACCGCCACGCGCGGCCCCACGGCCAGCGCCGAAGCGGCTGGCGCAGGGCCGCCCGCTGGGCGGCGATAGGAGCGGGCGCGGCGGGCCTGGTGGCCCTGGGCGCCGCCGGAGCGGCGGCGCTGACTTCCGGCAGCACCATCTACGCGATCGCCCGCGACCTGAACGTGCGCAGCCGTCCGAGCACCCAGGCGGCCGTGCTCGACACGCTCGACTACGGAGAGGCGGTCACGGTGCGGGAAAGCGAAGGACCGTGGGTCGAAGTGACCACCGCCGACGGCCGCAGCGGCTACGTGCACGCCGACTACCTGAGCCAGCAGGACCCGGACGAATCCGAATGA